In Helianthus annuus cultivar XRQ/B chromosome 8, HanXRQr2.0-SUNRISE, whole genome shotgun sequence, a single genomic region encodes these proteins:
- the LOC110930523 gene encoding beta-glucosidase 44 has protein sequence MPSQTENMRTPLPILVVLVVSLALAVGSTRPANVSRKSFPKGFVFGTATSAYQVEGMAHKGGRGPSIWDEFIKTPGLEPNNATGEVSVDQYHRYKEDMDMMANLNFDAYRFSISWSRIFPKGTGKVNKRGVAYYNRLIDYMLKKGITPYANLNHYDLPLALEQKYLGWLDHQVVDDFANYADFCFNTFGDRVKNWMTFNEPRVVAALGYDNGFFAPGRCSKAYGNCTAGNSATEPYIVTHNLILSHAAAVQRYRQKYQDKQKGRIGILLDFVWYEPLTRSKADNLAAQRARDFHLGWFLHPLVYGEYPKTMRNIVKDRLPKFTAQEVKMVKGSFDLIGINQYTTYYMYDPHQKPPKDLGYQMDWNAGFAYERKGVPIGPRAYSYWLYNVPWGLHKALMYIKERYGNPTVILAENGMDDPGNITLAKGLHDTTRINYYKGYLAALKQSVDDGVNVIGYFAWSLLDNFEWRLGYTSRFGIVYVDFKTLKRYPKMSAYWFQKILSRNKD, from the exons ATGCCCTCCCAGACAGAAAACATGAGAACACCATTGCCAATATTAGTAGTGTTGGTGGTTTCCCTAGCGTTGGCGGTGGGTTCAACCCGCCCCGCCAACGTGAGCCGTAAGAGCTTTCCAAAGGGGTTCGTGTTTGGAACAGCAACGTCGGCTTATCAGGTAGAAGGCATGGCTCATAAAGGTGGACGCGGACCAAGTATTTGGGACGAGTTCATTAAGACTCCTG GACTTGAGCCGAACAACGCCACGGGGGAAGTTAGTGTGGATCAATATCATCGATACAAG GAAGATATGGATATGATGGCAAATCTTAACTTTGACGCGTATCGATTCTCAATCTCATGGTCGCGGATATTTCCAA AGGGGACCGGGAAGGTGAATAAAAGAGGAGTTGCTTACTATAATCGTTTAATTGACTACATGCTTAAGAAAG GCATTACCCCTTACGCCAATCTCAATCATTATGACCTTCCACTAGCCCTTGAGCAAAAGTATCTAGGATGGTTGGACCACCAAGTTGT GGATGATTTTGCTAATTATGCGGACTTTTGCTTCAACACGTTCGGAGACAGAGTCAAGAACTGGATGACATTTAACGAGCCTAGAGTTGTAGCCGCCCTTGGTTATGACAATGGTTTCTTCGCCCCCGGAAGGTGTTCCAAGGCATACGGGAATTGCACGGCTGGAAATTCGGCAACCGAACCATATATCGTTACCCACAATCTAATCTTAAGTCATGCAGCTGCAGTCCAAAGATACCGTCAAAAATATCAA GATAAACAGAAAGGGCGTATTGGGATTTTGTTAGACTTTGTTTGGTATGAACCTCTCACAAGATCAAAAGCCGATAATCTGGCTGCTCAAAGAGCGCGAGACTTTCACCTTGGATG GTTTTTGCATCCCCTTGTTTATGGAGAATACCCAAAGACTATGCGCAACATTGTCAAGGATCGTCTACCGAAATTCACTGCACAAGAGGTTAAAATGGTGAAGGGGTCGTTTGATTTAATTGGGATAAACCAGTATACAACTTATTACATGTACGATCCACATCAAAAACCACCAAAAGACCTCGGCTACCAAATGGACTGGAATGCAGGATTTGCAT ACGAGCGCAAAGGTGTACCAATAGGTCCACGG GCATATTCATACTGGCTCTACAATGTGCCATGGGGTCTACACAAAGCCTTGATGTACATTAAAGAACGTTATGGGAATCCAACTGTTATTCTAGCTGAAAACG GAATGGATGATCCAGGTAATATAACCCTTGCTAAGGGCTTACACGACACAACGAGGATCAATTACTACAAGGGTTATCTGGCTGCACTCAAGCAATCCGTTGATGATGGTGTAAATGTTATCGGCTACTTTGCATGGTCACTGCTCGACAACTTTGAATGGAGATTAGGGTACACATCACGGTTTGGCATTGTTTACGTCGACTTCAAAACGCTCAAGAGATACCCCAAGATGTCTGCCTACTGGTTCCAGAAAATACTGAGCAGAAATAAGGACTAA